The genomic DNA GCGCGCGGCTCTGCTTTGGGCTGCAGCAAGCCCAGAGCCTCAACCAGGCTGCTCAGCCTGTCTCTGTGGGGCCCAAAATGTCCTGTTCTCTCTGAGGAGGGGAAGTGCCTCGTGGCAAGCTCTGAAAGCCCAGCCAGGGCACCTTCCCAGCGCCTCTGAGTCCTGGAGGTGGCAAAGCTCAAGTTACTCGCCCTGGGGTACCAACAGTGGCAGGAAATGTCACAGCCCCCGAGCTGGCAGTGTCACCCCTTCCACCCTGCAGTCCAGGCGGTTCCGCTGTGCCTGGGGATCAGCTGCACTTGTACCTGCAGGCAAGGAGCCTTTGCAGGACCTGATGACCTCCTGTGGCTCCTTAATCCCTTTGGGACCAGTGCACCCTGCAGAGCTTGTCCTTGACATCCTGTGGAGAAGGAGACGCGGGCTGTGCCGCTCTGGTCAGGGTGTTCTTTCCCCAGGTGTTAGGCTgtggattttttctttaaaccttTAAATTCAGCATCATTCCTCCTAGAACCTGTCCTAACGCTGTATTGCTAAAAGCATCTTCTTCTCTCTCTTATTTGGTAGATCTCCGAAGCTGGGAAGGACTCCTTGCCTCCTTGGTTACACTGGAACGCGGAGAGCAGCTCCCTGGAAGGGCTGCCCCTGGACACGGACAAGGGCGTCCACTACATCTCAGTGACCACGCTACAGCCCTTCCCGAACGGGAGCTACGTGCCGCAGACTGCAAACGTCTTCTCCATTGAGGTCCACCAAGAAGACCACAACGAGCCTCAGTCGGTGCGAGCGGCCGTCCAAGACACGGGCAACGCGGCGCCGTTCGTGTGTGGCTCGGAAGAGCCGGTCACTATCCTGACGGTCATTTTGGACGCCGACTTAACAAAAATGACACCAAAGCAGAGGATTGAACTCTTAAACAGAATGAGAAGCTTCTCAGAAGTGGAACTTCATAACATGAAGTTGGTTCCTGTTGTAAATAACAGACTCTTTGACATGTCGGCCTTCATGGCTGGACCGGGAAATGCAAAGAAGGTGGTGGAAAATGGGGCCTTACTCTCATGGAAACTGGGATGTTCTCTGAGCCAAAACAGTGTCCCCAACATCAGCAAGGTGGAAACTCCAGCAAAGGAAGGAACCATGTCTGCCCGCCTCGGCTACCCTGTGGTTGGCTGGCACATTGCTAACAAGAAACCTCACCTCCCAAAGAGGATGCGGCGGCAGATCAACGCCACCCCGACGCCCCTGACCGCCATCGGGCCGCCCACCACCGCCACGCAGGAGCCCCCTACCAGGATTGTCCCCACCCCGACGTCACCCGCCATCGCGCCTCCCACGGAGACGACGGCCCCCCCTGTCCGGGAGCCCATACCGCTGCCGAGGAAGCCTACGGTCACCATCAGAACGAGGGGCCCCATTGTGCAGACGCCCACTCTGGGGCCGATCCAGCCAACCAGGGTAGCAGAAGGCACCGGCACAGCCTCCGTGCCCATCCGCCCCACGATGCCTGGGTACGTAGAGCCCACGGCGGTGATCACACCACCCACGACTACCACCAAGAAACCGAGAGTCTCCACGCTGAAGCCAGCCACGCCGTCCACGACAGATTCCTCCACAGCGACGACGCGAAGGCCTACTCGAAGGCCCAAAACGCCCCGTCCGACGAAGCCTCCCAGCACGACCAGATCCCCCATCTCCAAGCTGACGACGGCCTCCCCGCCGAGCCGCGTACGCACCACGGCGAGTGGGATCCCCCGGCCCTGGGAGCCGAATGAGCCACCCAAGCTGACAAACCACATCGACAGGGTTGACGCGTGGGAGGGCACCTACTTCGAGGTTAAAATACCGTCAGATACCTTCTACGACAAGGAAGATACCACCACTGACAAACTGCAGCTGACCTTGAAGCTGAAGGAGCAGCAGATGATCGAGGAGAATTCGTGGGTCCAGTTCAACAGCACCAGCCAGCTCATGTACGGCCTGCCGGACCACAACCACATCGGGAAGCACGAGTACTTCATGTACGCGACTGACAAAGGGGGGCTTTTCGCTGTGGATGCTTTCGAAATCCACGTCCACAAACGCCCACACAGAGACAAGTCTCCGGTgaagttcaaggccaggctggaaggagACCACAATGCGGTGGTGAACG from Phaenicophaeus curvirostris isolate KB17595 chromosome 11, BPBGC_Pcur_1.0, whole genome shotgun sequence includes the following:
- the DAG1 gene encoding dystroglycan 1 gives rise to the protein MTVGCLLQPPFLGRTWLPVLLLAASAHCHWPSEPTEVVRDWENQLEASMHSVLSDLRETVPAVVGIPDSSAVVGRFFRVSIPTDLIASNGEIVQISEAGKDSLPPWLHWNAESSSLEGLPLDTDKGVHYISVTTLQPFPNGSYVPQTANVFSIEVHQEDHNEPQSVRAAVQDTGNAAPFVCGSEEPVTILTVILDADLTKMTPKQRIELLNRMRSFSEVELHNMKLVPVVNNRLFDMSAFMAGPGNAKKVVENGALLSWKLGCSLSQNSVPNISKVETPAKEGTMSARLGYPVVGWHIANKKPHLPKRMRRQINATPTPLTAIGPPTTATQEPPTRIVPTPTSPAIAPPTETTAPPVREPIPLPRKPTVTIRTRGPIVQTPTLGPIQPTRVAEGTGTASVPIRPTMPGYVEPTAVITPPTTTTKKPRVSTLKPATPSTTDSSTATTRRPTRRPKTPRPTKPPSTTRSPISKLTTASPPSRVRTTASGIPRPWEPNEPPKLTNHIDRVDAWEGTYFEVKIPSDTFYDKEDTTTDKLQLTLKLKEQQMIEENSWVQFNSTSQLMYGLPDHNHIGKHEYFMYATDKGGLFAVDAFEIHVHKRPHRDKSPVKFKARLEGDHNAVVNDINKKIMLVKKLALAFGDRNSSTITVQEIAKGSIVVEWTNNTLPLEPCPREQIRTLSRKIADDSGGPSPAFSNVLQPEFKPLNVSVVGSGSCKHIQFIPVTKDGRVISEATPTVAAGKDPEKSSEDDVYLHTVIPAVVVAAILLVAGIIAMICYRKKRKGKLTIEDQATFIKKGVPIIFADELDDSKPPPSSSMPLILQEEKAPLPPPEYPNQSMPETTPLNQDTIGEYTPLRDEDPNAPPYQPPPPFTAPMEGKGSRPKNMTPYRSPPPYVPP